The Triticum dicoccoides isolate Atlit2015 ecotype Zavitan chromosome 6A, WEW_v2.0, whole genome shotgun sequence genome has a window encoding:
- the LOC119317486 gene encoding E3 ubiquitin-protein ligase Os04g0590900-like → MAAMFNPPPAPMALGPQPTWMPYEPTRDCSQGLCSMYCPQWCYFIFPPPPPVFDIAGPSGDGDDSSGPAFSPLVIAIIGVLASAFLLVSYYTIISKYCGTFSSLRNRLFGPGAGRGGGGGGGGDGRGDSRGQEEWEVAPSDGMDETLISKITVCKYKRGDGFVDSTDCSVCLGEFRDGESLRLLPKCSHAFHLPCIDTWLKSHSNCPLCRCNIAFVAVGMVSPEPEGRAAPAPREDRRGSQEFALTIDDYSSGQAREEPQTVPSSNGGDNQEAKDRPGRSEAANGVVVEIREDGAAPPAPARAPPSMPDTQREARMSIADVLQASPEDERTVAREGGLPQAGSSRRCHGEHSKDGGGRAAPDAPTKKLPPAGRSCFSGKGGGRGKDPGPPV, encoded by the coding sequence ATGGCCGCAATGTTCAATCCTCCTCCGGCTCCGATGGCTCTTGGGCCGCAGCCGACGTGGATGCCCTACGAGCCGACGAGGGATTGCTCCCAGGGCCTGTGCAGCATGTACTGCCCGCAGTGGTGCTACTTCATCTTCCCGCCCCCGCCGCCGGTCTTCGACATCGCCGGCCccagcggcgacggcgacgactccTCCGGCCCCGCCTTCTCGCCCCTCGTCATCGCCATCATAGGGGTGCTCGCCAGCGCCTTCCTCCTCGTCAGCTACTACACCATCATCTCCAAGTACTGCGGCACCTTCAGCTCCCTGCGGAACAGACTCTTTGGCCCCGGCGCCGGCCGCGGCGggggtggcgggggcggcggcgacggccgcgGCGATTCCAGGGGCCAGGAGGAGTGGGAGGTCGCGCCGTCGGACGGGATGGACGAGACGCTGATCAGCAAGATCACCGTGTGCAAGTACAAGCGCGGCGACGGGTTCGTCGACTCCACCGACTGCTCCGTCTGCCTGGGCGAGTTCCGGGACGGCGAGAGCCTGCGGCTGCTGCCCAAGTGCAGCCACGCCTTCCACCTGCCGTGCATCGACACCTGGCTCAAGTCGCACTCCAACTGCCCGCTCTGCCGCTGCAACATCGCCTTCGTCGCCGTCGGCATGGTTTCGCCGGAGCCGGAGGGCCGTGCTGCGCCTGCGCCACGGGAGGACCGGAGAGGCAGCCAAGAATTCGCTCTGACGATCGACGACTACTCCTCCGGGCAAGCGCGCGAAGAGCCACAGACCGTGCCGAGCAGCAACGGCGGCGACAATCAGGAGGCTAAGGATCGCCCGGGGAGATCCGAGGCGGCCAATGGCGTAGTGGTCGAGATCAGAGAGGACGGCGCCGCCCCGCCGGCCCCGGCCAGGGCGCCGCCGTCGATGCCGGACACGCAGCGTGAAGCCCGCATGTCCATTGCCGACGTGCTGCAGGCCAGCCCAGAAGACGAGCGTACGGTGGCCAGGGAGGGCGGCCTCCCGCAGGCAGGCTCCTCGAGGCGGTGCCACGGGGAGCACAGCAAGGACGGCGGCGGCCGAGCAGCGCCGGATGCACCGACGAAGAAGCTGCCGCCGGCTGGCAGGTCGTGCTTCAGTGGCAAGGGTGGCGGAAGAGGGAAGGATCCAGGCCCTCCAGTGTGA